The Hymenobacter sp. DG01 sequence CAGCCGATCAGGTCCACAATTTCGTCCGAAACCTCCTCCGGCATGGAGTGGGGCAGGTCGATTTTGTTGAGAACCGGAATAATAGTCAGGTCCGAGCCGATGGCCAAGTAGAGGTTGGAAATCGTCTGGGCTTCAATCCCCTGCGAGGAATCGACGATGAGCAGGGCACCTTCGCAGGCAGCAATGGAGCGCGAGACTTCGTAGCTGAAATCGACGTGGCCGGGCGTATCAATCAGGTTGAGCGTGTACTGCTCGCCCTTATACTGATACTGCATCTGGATGGCGTGGCTCTTGATGGTGATGCCCCGCTCCCGCTCCAGGTCCATGTTGTCGAGCAGCTGGGCTTGCATATCGCGCTTGGCTACCGTGCTGGTGAATTCCAGCAGGCGGTCGGCCAGCGTGCTTTTGCCGTGGTCGATGTGGGCGATGATGCAGAAATTGCGAATGTTCTTCACTAGAGGCGGTTTTTTGCAACCGCGAAGGTAGGCAAATCGGCCCGGAAAAGCTAACCAGTGGCTCCGGGCGGCCGCCGGCACATTCTGCCGGCCTACCCCCGGCTGAGCCCGCAACCCGCCTTGCCTTTCCCGGGCGGCGCGGGTCTCATACTAAGGACTAGGCAGCGGCCGGCGCCGGGTTTCGGCCTGGGCTCTACCCCCTATAGACCTGAACAAACCCTACGTAATCCCGTTGGGATAAAGCAACTTCCATCTACTCTTCTTCACTACCATGGGAATTACCCTGAAGCAAGCACAAACGGCCGTGCAGGCGGCCCACGACAAAGCCCTGGAAATGGGCGTAAAGATGAACATTGCCGTGGTCGATTCCGGGGCTAATCTGGTGGCCTTTATCCGCATGGACGACGCCTGGCTAGGCTCCCTGGACATTTCTATCCGGAAGGCTAAAACGGCCCGTTTTTTTGATATGCCTACCGGCGACCTAGGCAAAGCCTCGCAGCCCGGCGGCTCGCTTTATAACATTGAGCACTCCAACGGGGGGTTGATTACGTTTCCGGGCGGCATTCCGCTAAAGAATAGTGAAGGCCAGATATTCGGCGCCATCGGGGTTTCGGGCAGCACCGTGGAAGACGACCATGCGGTAGCAGAAGCCGGTGTCCGGGCTCTTCAGGGCCAATAGCCGGCCGCAACTATCCATCTTTCCTTTCTTATATCCCCCGCTCAGCCCCGGCTCCGGTTACCGGGGCTGAGCGGGAGCCTGGTCCTGCATGGCAGCCTACCTTCCGCTTGAAGACTACGGCCTGATTGGCAACCTGCACACCGTGGCACTGGTTTCCAAGATTGGGTCCCTTGATTATCTGCCCTTCACCCGCTTCGATTCGCCCACCATTTTCGCGGCCCTGCTGGATGCGGAGAAAGGCGGCTCCTGGGTGTTGCAGCCCACGGGCGCCGGCGTGCGCAGCAAGCAGCTGTATCTGCCCGATACGGGGGTACTGCTCACGCGCTTTTTCACCGATGAGGGCATAGCCGAACTCACGGACTTTATGCCCGTGAAGCGCTATGAGCAGAACTGCGCGGTAGTCCGGACGGTGCGGGTAATCAAGGGCTCTATGGAATTCCGGATGCAGTGCGCGCCCCGCTTCGACTATGCCTGCACCTCCCACCAGGCCCAGCCGCAGCCCGACGGCAGCATCCTGTTTAGGAGCGACGGGCCCGACGGATTTCAGTTCCGGCTCCTGGGCAACCAACCGTTTGATGCCACCGGCCCGGGCGACGCTGTAGGCTGCTGGCGCCTGCAGGCCGGCGAAACAGCCGGCTTCGTGATTGAGGCTACCCCCGTCAGTGACCCCAGCTTCATTGCCCGCGACCTGGCCCACTACACCGAGGCCGCGTTTGCAGATACACTCCGCTTCTGGCGGGAGTGGGTGGAAAGCAGCACCTACACCGGCCGCTGGCGCGAAACCGTGCTGCGCTCGGCCATCACCCTCAAGCTACTTACCTCCCTGCAGTATGGCTCCACAGTAGCCGCTGCCACCTTCTCGCTGCCTGAAGCCGTGGGTGGGGTCCGGAACTGGGACTACCGCTACACCTGGATCCGGGACGCGGCCTTTACCATGTACGCCTTCCTGCGCCTGGGCTTCATGCAGGAATCGAAGGCTTTTCTGCGCTGGATTATGGACCGCTGCGTGCAACTCCCGGAGGCCGGCGACCTGCAGCTGATGTACGCCGTGGATGGCACCTCCGACCTGCCGGAGCAGGAACTGGACCACCTCAGCGGCTACCGCGACTCCCGGCCCGTGCGCATCGGCAACGGCGCTTCCCGGCAGTTTCAGCTGGATATCTACGGGGAGCTGCTCGATACCATTTACCTCTACAACAAGTACGGCGGGGCCATTACCTACGATTTCTGGCAGCACGTATGCCGGCTGGTAAACTACGTGGCCGATAACTGGCAGCGGGCCGACCACGGCATCTGGGAAGTGCGCGACGAGGACCGGGAGTTCCTTTCGGGCAAGATGATGTGCTGGGTGGCCTTGGACCGCGCCATCCGCATTGCCCGCGACCGGTCGTTTCCGGCTCCGCTGGTGGAGTGGCACCGCATCCGCGACGAGATTTACCAGGATGTGTACGAGCACTACTGGAGCGAAGAGCGGCAGGCTTTCGTGCAGGCCAGGGGTAGCGAGGTGCTGGATGCCTCCGTCCTGCTCCTACCCCTGATCCGGATGTTCAGCCCCGCTGAGCCCCGCTGGCAGGCCACCATGCGCACCCTGGAAAAAGAGCTGCTGCTGGACTCCCTGATGTTCCGCTACCGCACCCAGGATGGGGCCACTGACGGCCTCACGGGCGAGGAGGGCACGTTTACAATGTGCTCGTTCTGGTACATCGAAAACCTCTCGCGGGGCGGCGAGGTGGATAAGGCGCGGCTGTTGTTTGAAAAGCTACTGGGTTTTGCCAGCCCCTTGGGCCTGTACTCCGAGCAGATTGGGCCGCAGGGGGAGCAGATTGGCAATTATCCCCAAGCCTTTACCCACCTGGCCCTGATCAGTGCCGCCTTTCAGCTCAACCGCGACCTGGACGCCCGGCACGAGGGCCGGGCCGGCGGGCACCAGTTTGTGTAGGTGGCGTGGCTGCTCCCGCGTTCTGGTGGGTAGTAGCTGCGTGAGGGCTGCAGCTCCACAGGAACGGAAAGCCACCGGCAGCGTACGTAAGCAAGTGGCAGGGCATGCCCCTACCCCTTCTGTTCACCCAAACCCCTCCCCTCCACATGAGTATGCACCTGAACCACGAGGCCGTCACGTTTGCCAAGCAGCTGATCCGGGACGGCAAACTGAAAAACGACGAAGGCCACTGGGGCCAGCACAACCCCGACAGCCGCCAGGAAAACGCGTTTCTGGAAAAGCATGAAATAGCCGAGTACGCCAATTGGCACTTGGGCCTGGATACCAGCAAAGGCGAGGACACCAAGGGCCGCTACCACTTCCCCTACGGCGACTTTAAAACCGTGCACCGAGACGGCCTGATT is a genomic window containing:
- a CDS encoding heme-binding protein gives rise to the protein MGITLKQAQTAVQAAHDKALEMGVKMNIAVVDSGANLVAFIRMDDAWLGSLDISIRKAKTARFFDMPTGDLGKASQPGGSLYNIEHSNGGLITFPGGIPLKNSEGQIFGAIGVSGSTVEDDHAVAEAGVRALQGQ
- a CDS encoding glycoside hydrolase family 15 protein, whose translation is MAAYLPLEDYGLIGNLHTVALVSKIGSLDYLPFTRFDSPTIFAALLDAEKGGSWVLQPTGAGVRSKQLYLPDTGVLLTRFFTDEGIAELTDFMPVKRYEQNCAVVRTVRVIKGSMEFRMQCAPRFDYACTSHQAQPQPDGSILFRSDGPDGFQFRLLGNQPFDATGPGDAVGCWRLQAGETAGFVIEATPVSDPSFIARDLAHYTEAAFADTLRFWREWVESSTYTGRWRETVLRSAITLKLLTSLQYGSTVAAATFSLPEAVGGVRNWDYRYTWIRDAAFTMYAFLRLGFMQESKAFLRWIMDRCVQLPEAGDLQLMYAVDGTSDLPEQELDHLSGYRDSRPVRIGNGASRQFQLDIYGELLDTIYLYNKYGGAITYDFWQHVCRLVNYVADNWQRADHGIWEVRDEDREFLSGKMMCWVALDRAIRIARDRSFPAPLVEWHRIRDEIYQDVYEHYWSEERQAFVQARGSEVLDASVLLLPLIRMFSPAEPRWQATMRTLEKELLLDSLMFRYRTQDGATDGLTGEEGTFTMCSFWYIENLSRGGEVDKARLLFEKLLGFASPLGLYSEQIGPQGEQIGNYPQAFTHLALISAAFQLNRDLDARHEGRAGGHQFV